The segment GCCTTCTTCCTGCATGCGCTGCAATTCTTGCGCGTACAGGGCATCGAAGTTCACCGGAGCCAGCATCAACGCAGGGAACGAGCCGCGAGTTACCAGGCTGTCCAGGGTTTCACGGGCATACGGGAACAGGATGTTCGGGCAAAACGCGCCAAGGGTGTGGTTCATCGACGCCGGATCAAGGTTTTTGATCAGGAAGATGCCAGCCTGTTGCACTTCAGCGATAAAGGCCACTTCGTCACCGTTTTTCACGGTAACCGACAAGGTCAGAACCACTTCGTGGAAGTCACCTTCCAGCGGCTTTTGACGGGTGTTCAGGTCCAGACCAACGCTCGGCTCCCACTGCTGACGGAAGATCGCCGGGCTTTTTGGGGCCTCGAACGACAGGTCGCGCACGTAGATGCGCTGCAGGGAGAATTGTGGAGCGGTGTCTTCATCGCTAACAGCAGCGGTGTTCTGTTGGTCAGTCATCACAGATCCTTGTTGATCTTGGGGCTTATAGAGAATGAGAGTCAGACGTTCAGCAGCGTATCCAATTTACCTGCGCGCTCCAAAGCAAACAGGTCATCGCATCCGCCAACATGCTTGTCACCAATCCAGATTTGCGGGACCGACGTACGACCCGCCTTCTGAGCCATCTCGGCACGTACCTGTGGCTTGCCATCGACCTTGATTTCTTCGAAGGCAACGCCCTTGTTCTCAAGCAGAGCCTTGGCTCGCATGCAGTAAGGGCAGTAGTCGCTGGAGTAAACGATGACCTTGGACATCTTTACTTCACCACTGGCAGGTTGTCAGCGCGCCAGCTGGAGATACCGCCAGACAGCTTGGCTGCGTTGTAACCGGCCTTGAGCAGCTCACGGGCGTGGGAGCCCGAGTGCTGACCGGCAGCGTCAACCAGAATAATGGTTTTGCCCTTGTGCTTG is part of the Pseudomonas sp. ML2-2023-3 genome and harbors:
- the grxC gene encoding glutaredoxin 3, which gives rise to MSKVIVYSSDYCPYCMRAKALLENKGVAFEEIKVDGKPQVRAEMAQKAGRTSVPQIWIGDKHVGGCDDLFALERAGKLDTLLNV
- the secB gene encoding protein-export chaperone SecB; the protein is MTDQQNTAAVSDEDTAPQFSLQRIYVRDLSFEAPKSPAIFRQQWEPSVGLDLNTRQKPLEGDFHEVVLTLSVTVKNGDEVAFIAEVQQAGIFLIKNLDPASMNHTLGAFCPNILFPYARETLDSLVTRGSFPALMLAPVNFDALYAQELQRMQEEGSPTVQ